Proteins encoded within one genomic window of Deinococcus grandis:
- the nagZ gene encoding beta-N-acetylhexosaminidase codes for MTRPEATLIIDLAGADLTQQDARWLRDHPVGGVCLFARNITTPQRTARLTADIRDALGRDVLIATDQEGGAVLRRLDVPPPPTPQALGELGEEAAAFHAGQIAARGLLELGINWNFAPSLDVNVDPLNPVIGERSFGPDPQRVAQLGVAWAQGSEAAGVLSAVKHYPGHGDTRVDSHEDLPVVDKTRAALEEAEWVPFRAAAQAGLGSVMTAHILYPQLDPARPATLSRTLLDGVLRGEWGYGGVIVTDAMDMGAIARRWPQGRAAGLALAAGADAVLVCGHGDRAVTDAHVRALRAAQADGIVPGERLHEALGRLRAAGARFPGQPRPYPAPQRQADDAALLDWARRALRVQGQGPHLDPGATTLLLAPSGTALGGPYGDVVTLDDLHAALRPHLPALVTADLLDPAATDRVLNAHPQAPVLLASTGRWGVTAQARALAPTVMGRAWHLCLWNPDDAHALTLPAVVTHGFRRPNLQALAEMLATR; via the coding sequence ATGACCCGGCCGGAAGCGACGCTGATCATCGACCTCGCGGGCGCGGACCTGACCCAACAGGACGCCCGCTGGCTGCGGGACCATCCTGTCGGGGGCGTGTGTCTGTTCGCGCGGAACATCACCACGCCGCAGCGCACCGCGCGCCTGACCGCCGACATCCGCGACGCGCTGGGCCGCGACGTGCTGATCGCCACCGATCAGGAAGGCGGGGCGGTGCTGCGCCGCCTGGACGTGCCGCCGCCCCCCACCCCGCAGGCGCTGGGCGAACTGGGCGAAGAGGCCGCCGCGTTCCACGCCGGGCAGATCGCCGCGCGCGGCCTGCTGGAGCTGGGCATCAACTGGAATTTCGCGCCCAGCCTGGACGTGAACGTGGACCCCCTGAACCCGGTGATCGGCGAGCGGTCCTTCGGGCCCGATCCGCAGCGCGTGGCGCAGCTGGGAGTCGCCTGGGCGCAGGGCAGCGAGGCGGCAGGTGTCCTGAGCGCCGTGAAGCACTACCCAGGGCACGGGGACACCCGCGTGGACAGTCACGAGGACCTGCCGGTGGTGGACAAGACCCGCGCGGCCCTGGAGGAGGCCGAGTGGGTGCCGTTCCGCGCCGCCGCGCAGGCGGGCCTGGGCAGCGTGATGACCGCACACATCCTGTACCCGCAGCTGGACCCCGCGCGGCCCGCCACGCTGTCGCGGACGCTGCTGGACGGGGTGCTGCGCGGCGAGTGGGGGTACGGCGGCGTGATCGTGACCGACGCGATGGACATGGGCGCCATCGCGCGGCGCTGGCCGCAGGGCCGCGCGGCGGGCCTGGCCCTGGCGGCCGGGGCCGACGCGGTGCTCGTGTGCGGGCACGGCGACCGGGCCGTGACGGACGCGCACGTCCGGGCGCTGCGGGCCGCGCAGGCGGACGGCATCGTCCCCGGGGAGCGCCTGCACGAGGCCCTGGGCCGCCTGCGCGCCGCCGGGGCGCGCTTCCCGGGCCAGCCGCGCCCGTACCCGGCGCCGCAGCGGCAGGCGGACGACGCGGCCCTGCTGGACTGGGCACGCCGGGCGCTGCGGGTGCAGGGCCAGGGGCCCCACCTCGACCCCGGGGCGACCACGCTGCTCCTGGCGCCGTCCGGTACGGCGCTGGGCGGCCCGTACGGCGACGTCGTGACCCTGGACGACCTGCACGCCGCGCTGCGCCCGCACCTTCCCGCGCTGGTCACCGCCGACCTGCTCGACCCGGCGGCCACGGACCGCGTCCTGAACGCCCACCCGCAGGCTCCGGTCCTGCTGGCGAGCACGGGCCGCTGGGGCGTGACGGCGCAGGCCCGGGCGCTGGCCCCCACCGTCATGGGCCGCGCGTGGCACCTGTGCCTGTGGAACCCGGACGACGCGCACGCGCTGACGCTGCCGGCCGTGGTCACGCACGGGTTCCGCCGGCCGAACCTTCAGGCGCTCGCGGAGATGCTGGCGACCCGCTGA
- a CDS encoding FadR/GntR family transcriptional regulator, with translation MTPRPPDLPDAPTAPGRAQQAETHLLALIRDHALPPGTPLPSEGQLSAQLGISRGMIREAYRALAARGVVSVANGRAPRVAAPHPDPLTAVLEHALLGQPASAAQVLEIRRALELQVAALAATHRTGAQAAALRRSVSAMRQAGPGTDAFIEHDLHFHTLLAGATGNPLHGVLVGALHALLARSIRGGLPHYADPAHFGALIAVHDRLAQAVETGDAEAATERMREHFALAELAVSLAGTVAPAGQPAP, from the coding sequence ATGACCCCGCGGCCCCCTGACCTGCCGGACGCCCCCACCGCACCGGGCCGCGCCCAGCAGGCCGAAACGCACCTCCTGGCCCTGATCCGCGACCACGCCCTGCCGCCCGGCACGCCCCTGCCCTCCGAGGGACAGCTCAGCGCGCAGCTCGGCATCAGCCGCGGCATGATCCGCGAGGCCTACCGCGCCCTGGCCGCCCGCGGCGTGGTCAGCGTCGCCAACGGCCGCGCGCCCCGCGTCGCCGCGCCCCACCCGGACCCCCTGACCGCCGTGCTGGAACACGCCCTGCTCGGTCAGCCCGCCAGCGCCGCGCAGGTGCTCGAGATCCGCCGCGCCCTCGAACTCCAGGTCGCCGCCCTGGCCGCCACGCACCGCACCGGTGCGCAGGCGGCCGCGCTGCGCCGCAGCGTCAGCGCCATGAGGCAGGCCGGACCGGGCACCGACGCCTTCATCGAACACGACCTGCACTTCCACACCCTCCTGGCGGGCGCGACCGGCAACCCCCTGCACGGCGTGCTCGTGGGCGCCCTGCACGCGCTGCTGGCCCGCTCGATCCGCGGCGGTCTCCCCCACTACGCCGACCCCGCCCACTTCGGCGCGCTCATCGCCGTCCACGACCGACTGGCGCAGGCCGTCGAGACCGGCGACGCGGAGGCCGCCACCGAGCGGATGCGTGAGCATTTCGCACTGGCGGAACTGGCGGTCAGCCTCGCCGGTACGGTCGCCCCGGCAGGGCAACCGGCGCCCTGA
- a CDS encoding replication initiator protein A: MTDKGIKRFDELNIARLSLISVQERIPADYRDWTVELEDGDRRYRVTCQALPEYGVPHGIDTDISAALVNLYIDQGSPPDGVVTCTPYQLLQMAGLDTSGRYYAALDESLKRLTTTTYFIAEGWRDHPRGRWTNVNFRYIDRIEFTSGEADRLDASSILRVTLPQEISRSVRAGYIKSLDLSFMQTLRRPPTRALYRLLDAQRRDPENPDAVAMAYQVGLMEWAQACKIVTDRPSMAQRTLDAAHEELIEKGFLKNVEYVGRGKKKLLHYTFGEAFIPPDPALLQDLADLGVTQTRALQLVREHGEKTVEEAVSRCRAVLSTGFKPRSRPAFFVDVLRNPGKYELPQEPAAALKAPVKTQQAPARPSPQPNLFEGPSGASEEEVDGEARLRAMPREKQVEEVMRTLTFLLRNDLKLQELDTLRLALDEGLEDPLEIKAWAIRGISSGQKSSVVRDLRARLSLSLAQPSDPPR, encoded by the coding sequence GTGACAGACAAAGGCATCAAACGATTCGACGAGCTCAACATCGCGCGGCTGAGCCTCATCAGCGTGCAGGAACGCATCCCGGCCGACTACCGGGACTGGACCGTCGAACTCGAGGACGGCGACCGCCGCTACCGCGTGACCTGTCAGGCCCTCCCCGAGTACGGCGTACCACACGGCATCGACACCGACATCAGCGCGGCGCTCGTGAACCTGTACATCGACCAGGGCTCCCCGCCGGACGGCGTCGTGACCTGCACGCCCTACCAGCTGCTGCAGATGGCCGGACTCGACACCAGCGGCCGGTACTACGCCGCGCTGGACGAGAGTCTCAAACGCCTGACGACCACCACGTACTTCATCGCCGAGGGCTGGCGCGACCACCCGCGGGGGCGCTGGACCAACGTGAACTTCCGGTACATCGACCGCATCGAGTTCACGTCCGGTGAGGCCGACCGCCTGGACGCCAGCAGCATCCTGCGGGTCACGCTGCCGCAGGAGATCTCCCGCAGTGTCCGCGCCGGGTACATCAAGTCGCTGGACCTGTCGTTCATGCAGACCCTCCGGCGCCCCCCCACCCGCGCCCTGTACCGCCTGCTGGACGCCCAGCGGCGTGACCCAGAAAATCCCGACGCGGTCGCCATGGCCTACCAGGTGGGCCTGATGGAGTGGGCGCAGGCGTGCAAGATCGTCACCGACCGGCCCAGCATGGCGCAGCGCACGCTGGACGCCGCGCACGAGGAACTGATCGAGAAGGGCTTCCTGAAGAACGTCGAGTACGTGGGGCGCGGCAAGAAGAAACTCCTGCACTACACCTTCGGTGAGGCGTTCATCCCGCCGGACCCGGCGCTGCTGCAGGACCTCGCGGACCTGGGCGTCACGCAGACACGCGCGCTGCAGCTCGTCCGTGAGCACGGCGAGAAGACCGTCGAGGAAGCCGTGAGCCGCTGCCGCGCCGTGCTCTCCACGGGATTCAAACCCAGGTCGAGACCCGCCTTCTTCGTGGACGTCCTGCGCAACCCGGGCAAGTACGAGCTGCCGCAGGAGCCCGCAGCGGCCCTGAAAGCCCCCGTGAAGACTCAGCAGGCCCCTGCCCGCCCATCACCCCAGCCCAACCTGTTCGAGGGGCCTTCTGGGGCCTCTGAGGAGGAAGTGGACGGAGAGGCACGCCTGCGGGCCATGCCACGCGAGAAGCAGGTCGAGGAAGTCATGCGCACCCTGACGTTCCTGCTGCGCAACGACCTCAAGCTTCAGGAACTCGACACCCTGCGCCTCGCGCTCGACGAGGGCCTCGAGGACCCGCTGGAGATCAAGGCCTGGGCGATCCGCGGGATCAGCAGCGGCCAGAAGAGTTCCGTGGTCCGCGACCTGCGCGCCCGCCTGAGCCTCTCGCTGGCACAGCCGTCCGATCCGCCGCGCTGA
- a CDS encoding FAD-dependent oxidoreductase — MITTDCLRHLPLFDGVPEALLHAAAQDAADVHVNEGEYLIREGDTAAFFVLLDGELAVTKEVAGATRPVDTYRPGDSFGELPLLLGTAATVDLRAQSPVRAMRIEGPEFLTLLAHAEELAGRVLANMSRRVGNLQRVTLDTPQAVTMLVGSADDLHCFGLRDFLSRNQVVFRWLDPASSALTCALPAGVLGGPLPAVVLPGGAVLRQPSVRDVAAQVGLQIEPTLPEYDVVIVGGGPAGLAAAVYGASEGLCTLLIEKEAPGGQAGTSSRIENYLGFPTGLSGGELSARALRQARRFGAEVVTTREVAGIRPGQGTHEVLLDGGTRVRARSVVLTMGVSWRTLPLPGTERFVGRGVWYGAARTEAPGTRGKDVYLIGGGNSAGQAAMFFSNYARRVSILIRADHVEKGMSQYLIDQLRARENVRICECCEVTALHGDAHLKALTVHHSATGEDEHVETDSLFVLIGADARTDWLGDTLLRDERGYVCSGLDLAPEGVWPLKRDPFPLETSVPGVFVAGDVRRGSVKRVASSVGEGSMSIALVHQYLALATHDRTGAP, encoded by the coding sequence ATGATCACCACCGACTGCCTGCGGCACCTGCCGCTGTTCGACGGGGTTCCCGAGGCCCTGCTGCACGCCGCCGCGCAGGACGCCGCGGACGTGCACGTCAACGAGGGCGAGTACCTGATCCGCGAGGGCGACACCGCCGCCTTCTTCGTGCTGCTGGACGGCGAACTGGCCGTCACGAAGGAAGTCGCGGGCGCGACCCGGCCGGTGGACACGTACCGCCCCGGGGACTCGTTCGGTGAACTGCCCCTGCTGCTGGGCACCGCCGCGACCGTCGATCTGCGCGCGCAGTCGCCCGTCCGGGCCATGCGGATCGAGGGGCCGGAGTTCCTGACGCTCCTCGCGCACGCCGAGGAACTCGCGGGCCGGGTCCTGGCGAACATGTCCCGCCGGGTCGGGAACCTGCAGCGCGTCACCCTGGACACCCCGCAGGCCGTGACGATGCTGGTGGGCTCGGCCGACGACCTGCACTGCTTCGGCCTGCGGGACTTCCTGTCTCGCAACCAGGTGGTGTTCCGCTGGCTGGACCCGGCGTCCTCTGCCCTGACGTGTGCGCTGCCCGCGGGCGTGCTCGGCGGCCCGCTGCCGGCGGTGGTCCTGCCCGGCGGCGCGGTGCTGCGCCAGCCCAGCGTGCGCGACGTGGCCGCGCAGGTGGGCCTGCAGATCGAGCCGACCCTACCCGAGTACGACGTGGTGATCGTGGGGGGCGGCCCGGCCGGGCTGGCCGCGGCGGTGTACGGCGCCTCTGAGGGCCTGTGCACGCTGCTGATCGAGAAGGAAGCACCGGGTGGACAGGCCGGTACGAGCAGCCGCATCGAGAACTACCTGGGCTTCCCGACCGGGCTGTCCGGCGGGGAACTGAGCGCGCGGGCGCTGCGGCAGGCGCGCCGCTTCGGCGCGGAGGTGGTCACCACCCGCGAGGTCGCCGGGATTCGTCCCGGTCAGGGCACGCACGAGGTGCTCCTCGACGGCGGCACGCGGGTCCGGGCGCGCAGCGTGGTACTCACCATGGGCGTGTCGTGGCGCACGCTGCCCCTGCCCGGCACGGAGCGCTTCGTGGGCCGCGGCGTGTGGTACGGCGCGGCCCGTACCGAGGCGCCCGGCACGCGCGGCAAGGACGTCTACCTGATCGGCGGCGGGAACTCGGCGGGGCAGGCGGCGATGTTCTTCTCGAACTACGCCCGGCGCGTCTCGATCCTGATCCGCGCCGATCACGTCGAGAAGGGCATGTCGCAGTACCTGATCGACCAGCTGCGCGCCCGTGAGAACGTGCGGATCTGCGAGTGCTGCGAGGTCACGGCCCTGCACGGCGACGCGCACCTGAAGGCCCTGACGGTGCACCACTCGGCCACCGGCGAGGACGAGCATGTGGAGACCGATTCACTGTTCGTGCTGATCGGCGCGGACGCCCGCACCGACTGGCTGGGCGACACGCTGCTGCGCGACGAACGCGGCTACGTCTGCTCGGGTCTGGATCTCGCGCCGGAAGGGGTGTGGCCCCTCAAGCGCGACCCGTTCCCGCTGGAGACCAGCGTGCCCGGCGTGTTCGTCGCGGGGGACGTGCGGCGCGGCTCGGTCAAGCGCGTGGCGAGCAGTGTCGGCGAGGGGAGCATGAGCATCGCCCTCGTGCACCAGTATCTGGCGCTGGCCACCCACGACCGGACCGGCGCCCCCTGA
- a CDS encoding FAD-binding dehydrogenase, producing the protein MTTVQADVIVVGAGLAGLVAATELAGAGRRVLVLDQEGEQNLGGQAFWSLGGLFLIDSPEQRRLGIRDSLDLARRDWLTTAAFDRPEDHWPRQWADAYLQFAAGEKRAWLHGLGMRWFPAVGWAERGGAGADAPGNSVPRFHLTWGTGPGVLEPFERRAREYARTGRLSFAFRHRVTGLVQSGGAVTGVRGEVLEPSGAARGERSSRVVTGDFEFSAQAVILTSGGIGGNHDLVRRHWPTERLGAAPAFMVSGVPAHVDGFMQQAAHAAGANLINADRMWHYTEGLRNWNPIWENHGIRILPGPSSLWLDPSGRRLPYPHIPGGSSLDTLAHITRSGYPHTWFLLNRAVIKREFALSGSEQNPDLTGRDLRLTLRRAGKAVQAPVQAFMDHGPDFVVRGTLPDLVAGMTALTPDHPVDLAAVHAEVEGRDLQLRNPAGKDPQLAIVRGARAFLQERLIRVAKPAPFLDPAGGPLIAVKLNVLTRKSLGGLETDLHGRVLRAGGEVMPGLYAAGEVAGFGGGGYHGYRALEGTFLGGCLFSGRVAGRAAAEATC; encoded by the coding sequence ATGACGACCGTGCAGGCAGATGTGATCGTGGTGGGCGCCGGACTGGCGGGACTGGTCGCCGCGACCGAACTCGCGGGGGCCGGGCGGCGCGTCCTCGTGCTCGACCAGGAAGGCGAGCAGAACCTCGGTGGGCAGGCCTTCTGGTCGCTGGGCGGCCTGTTCCTGATCGACTCGCCCGAGCAGCGCCGCCTGGGCATCCGCGATTCGCTGGACCTCGCGCGGCGCGACTGGCTCACCACGGCCGCCTTCGACCGCCCCGAGGATCACTGGCCGCGGCAGTGGGCCGACGCGTACCTGCAGTTCGCCGCCGGGGAGAAACGCGCCTGGCTGCACGGGCTGGGCATGCGCTGGTTCCCGGCGGTCGGCTGGGCCGAGCGGGGCGGGGCCGGGGCGGACGCGCCCGGCAACAGCGTCCCGCGTTTCCACCTGACCTGGGGCACCGGGCCGGGGGTGCTCGAACCCTTCGAGCGGCGCGCCCGCGAGTACGCCCGCACGGGCCGCCTGAGTTTCGCGTTCCGGCACCGCGTGACCGGCCTGGTCCAGAGCGGCGGGGCCGTGACCGGCGTGCGCGGCGAGGTGCTGGAACCCAGCGGCGCCGCGCGGGGCGAGCGCAGCAGCCGCGTCGTGACCGGTGACTTCGAGTTCAGCGCACAGGCGGTGATCCTCACGAGCGGCGGGATCGGCGGGAACCACGACCTCGTGCGGCGGCACTGGCCCACCGAACGGCTGGGGGCCGCCCCGGCGTTCATGGTGAGCGGCGTGCCCGCCCACGTGGACGGCTTCATGCAGCAGGCCGCGCACGCCGCCGGGGCGAACCTCATCAACGCCGACCGCATGTGGCACTACACCGAGGGCCTGCGCAACTGGAATCCCATCTGGGAGAACCACGGCATCCGCATCCTGCCGGGGCCCAGCAGCCTGTGGCTCGACCCGTCGGGCCGCCGCCTGCCCTACCCGCACATTCCCGGCGGGAGCAGCCTGGACACCCTGGCGCACATCACCCGCAGCGGGTACCCGCACACGTGGTTCCTGCTCAACCGCGCGGTCATCAAACGCGAGTTCGCCCTGAGCGGCAGCGAACAGAACCCGGACCTGACCGGCCGGGACCTGCGCCTGACGCTGCGCCGCGCGGGGAAGGCCGTGCAGGCGCCGGTGCAGGCGTTCATGGACCACGGGCCGGACTTCGTGGTGCGTGGCACCCTGCCGGATCTCGTGGCGGGCATGACGGCCCTGACCCCCGACCATCCCGTGGACCTCGCGGCCGTGCATGCCGAGGTGGAAGGCCGTGACCTCCAGCTGCGCAACCCGGCCGGGAAGGACCCGCAGCTGGCCATCGTGCGCGGCGCGCGGGCCTTCTTGCAGGAGCGCCTGATCCGCGTGGCGAAACCCGCGCCGTTCCTCGATCCGGCGGGTGGCCCGCTGATCGCCGTGAAACTGAACGTCCTGACCCGTAAGTCCCTGGGCGGCCTGGAGACCGACCTGCACGGCCGCGTGCTGCGCGCGGGCGGTGAGGTGATGCCCGGCCTGTACGCCGCCGGGGAGGTCGCGGGTTTCGGTGGCGGCGGCTACCACGGGTACCGCGCGCTGGAGGGCACGTTCCTGGGCGGCTGCCTGTTCAGCGGGCGCGTGGCGGGCCGTGCCGCGGCCGAGGCGACCTGCTGA
- the dnaE gene encoding DNA polymerase III subunit alpha, with product MTPARLEALLACQSFFSEGRSTVGPRRLVRTAKAAGFSAVGLADWCSVAGAVDLCDEARAQGLAAVVGVTLPVLFPNPPRSSTPATAFPIVLLARSREGYEKLCELITAVNLTCPDGMPLDVLRHSGGDHHLVCLTGGRAGFPTVLGEGRELARAAMYLRLLRGIFPSALYVQLFHGQAPGEQRRLSYLRGLARDLELPVVAAPDVSMGTPDEYPLLDALSCARLGIDVGIPHAGRPRNDARHVGTPDGWGRLLPFGDALLNAGTLAAQCALDLLPERLSVPEPALPAGRTAQEVLEDRAFAAIPARYLPDARPAALERLRTELQTVAALDLAGFFLTAAEVTDYCRAHGILAAGRGSAAGSVLCFVLGITLSDPLAHGLLFERFLHTGRSSMPDVDIDIASSRRDQVLRWVEDRWGLTGTGEAMVANRVTYRLKSAVQDLGRALGLPPELRDRLSRSLGRDYGHLRPHRAREAAAVFTEVLGDAPVRDALLTLLEQVEPGFTRHLAPHSGGVVLSSEALTRYSPLMRSSGGIRMLTFDKDDVERLGLIKLDLLGLRMLAALERAREEVLRLSGEWVEYGQLPDDPGVWRELGTGDTMALFQIESPAQVQMTARLQPKTMTQLAHQIALIRPGPIQSGTVHPYVRRARGEETAPDLPEPLRSILAPTHGTLMFQEQILRIAAQYAGMDWPDADRFRSRLSRVEDEADRAQLRTAFVDGAAATVGAFPWEAEAVFEQCAAFRGYGFAESHAHAFAQHSYASAFMRRHHPAAYFAAFLTEAPGMWPASTVAAEAARRGVRLAGVDVNRSSTAYRAETAQVVRVPLTAVEGVSLDTARSVVQDRLTNGRFTGVEDLYGRVTLSREALEALVKAGALDTLDRRRNRREAYFVLQTVAHARPPGTRALLTPAAAPPDLPDLSADVQAELDVRLTGTTPTGRHPLDAHRTRLRDLGCEPLAHVRHGTDAWMAGVIVARQRPPTAKGFAFYVLEDAGARVQVVISPDLWEVHRVLLRDARALVMRGQVTRQGGAVTVRAGALAELRLTFDPA from the coding sequence GTGACGCCCGCGCGGCTGGAGGCCCTGCTGGCCTGCCAGTCGTTCTTCTCGGAGGGCCGCAGCACGGTCGGTCCGCGGCGACTGGTCCGCACGGCGAAGGCCGCCGGGTTCTCAGCCGTCGGTCTGGCGGACTGGTGCAGCGTCGCCGGAGCCGTGGACCTGTGCGACGAGGCGCGGGCGCAGGGACTGGCGGCCGTCGTCGGCGTGACCCTGCCCGTGCTGTTCCCGAATCCACCCAGGTCCTCCACCCCGGCCACGGCGTTCCCGATCGTGCTGCTCGCCCGCAGCCGCGAGGGGTACGAGAAGCTCTGTGAACTGATCACGGCCGTGAACCTGACGTGTCCGGACGGCATGCCGCTGGACGTCCTGCGGCACTCCGGCGGAGACCACCACCTCGTGTGCCTGACCGGCGGCCGGGCGGGTTTCCCGACCGTGCTGGGCGAGGGGCGGGAACTGGCCCGCGCCGCGATGTACCTGCGGCTGCTGCGGGGCATCTTCCCGTCCGCGCTGTACGTGCAGCTGTTCCACGGGCAGGCGCCGGGCGAGCAGCGGCGCCTCTCGTACCTGCGCGGTCTGGCGCGTGACCTGGAACTCCCCGTGGTCGCCGCACCCGACGTCAGCATGGGCACCCCGGACGAGTACCCGCTGCTGGACGCGCTGAGCTGCGCGCGGCTGGGCATCGACGTGGGCATCCCGCATGCCGGGCGGCCCCGCAACGACGCCCGGCACGTCGGTACGCCGGACGGGTGGGGGAGACTGCTGCCGTTCGGGGACGCGCTGCTGAACGCGGGGACGCTCGCGGCGCAGTGCGCGCTGGATCTCCTCCCGGAGCGGCTCAGCGTGCCCGAGCCGGCGCTGCCCGCGGGCCGGACGGCGCAGGAGGTGCTGGAGGACCGGGCCTTCGCGGCCATCCCGGCGCGTTACCTGCCGGACGCCCGGCCGGCCGCGCTCGAGCGGCTCAGGACCGAGCTGCAGACCGTGGCGGCGCTGGACCTGGCGGGCTTCTTCCTGACGGCGGCCGAGGTGACCGACTACTGCCGCGCGCACGGCATTCTCGCGGCGGGGCGCGGCAGCGCGGCGGGCAGCGTCCTGTGTTTCGTGCTGGGCATCACCCTGAGCGATCCGCTGGCGCATGGCCTGCTGTTCGAGCGTTTCCTGCACACGGGGCGCAGCAGCATGCCGGACGTGGACATCGACATCGCCAGTTCCCGGCGGGATCAGGTGCTGCGCTGGGTGGAGGACCGCTGGGGCCTGACCGGCACCGGGGAGGCGATGGTCGCCAACCGCGTCACGTACCGCCTGAAGAGTGCCGTTCAGGATCTCGGGCGGGCGCTGGGTCTCCCGCCGGAGTTGAGAGACCGCCTGAGTCGCTCGCTGGGGCGGGATTACGGGCACCTGCGGCCCCACCGGGCGCGTGAGGCGGCGGCGGTGTTCACGGAGGTGCTCGGGGACGCCCCGGTCAGGGACGCCCTGCTGACGCTGCTCGAACAGGTGGAGCCCGGCTTCACCCGGCATCTCGCGCCGCACAGTGGCGGGGTGGTCCTCAGCAGTGAGGCGCTGACCCGGTACAGTCCCCTGATGCGGTCCAGTGGCGGCATCCGCATGCTGACCTTCGACAAGGACGACGTGGAGCGACTGGGCCTGATCAAGCTGGACCTGCTGGGCCTGCGGATGCTCGCCGCGCTGGAACGGGCGCGCGAGGAGGTCCTGCGCCTGAGCGGCGAGTGGGTCGAGTACGGGCAGCTCCCGGACGATCCCGGCGTGTGGCGTGAGCTGGGCACCGGGGACACCATGGCCCTGTTCCAGATCGAGAGCCCGGCGCAGGTGCAGATGACGGCGCGGCTGCAACCGAAGACCATGACGCAGCTGGCGCACCAGATCGCCCTGATCCGCCCCGGGCCCATCCAGAGCGGCACCGTGCACCCGTACGTCCGCCGCGCCAGGGGAGAGGAGACGGCGCCCGACCTTCCGGAACCCCTGCGCTCGATCCTGGCTCCCACGCACGGCACGCTGATGTTCCAGGAGCAGATCCTCAGAATCGCCGCGCAGTACGCCGGGATGGACTGGCCGGACGCCGACCGCTTCCGGAGTCGCCTGAGCAGGGTCGAGGACGAGGCGGACCGCGCGCAGCTCCGGACGGCGTTCGTGGACGGGGCCGCCGCGACCGTCGGGGCGTTCCCCTGGGAGGCGGAGGCGGTGTTCGAGCAGTGCGCGGCGTTCCGGGGCTACGGCTTCGCGGAGAGTCACGCGCACGCCTTCGCGCAGCACAGTTACGCGAGTGCGTTCATGCGCCGCCACCACCCCGCGGCGTACTTCGCGGCGTTCCTGACCGAGGCGCCCGGCATGTGGCCCGCGAGCACCGTCGCGGCCGAGGCCGCCCGGCGGGGCGTGCGCCTGGCGGGTGTGGACGTGAACCGCTCCAGCACGGCGTACCGGGCGGAAACGGCGCAAGTTGTCCGTGTCCCCCTGACCGCCGTGGAGGGCGTCAGTCTGGACACGGCCCGCTCGGTCGTGCAGGACCGGCTGACGAACGGCCGGTTCACTGGCGTGGAGGACCTGTATGGCCGGGTGACGCTCAGCCGGGAGGCGCTGGAGGCGCTGGTGAAGGCCGGGGCGCTCGACACGCTGGACCGGCGGCGCAACCGGCGCGAGGCGTACTTCGTGCTGCAGACGGTCGCGCACGCGCGGCCACCGGGCACCCGGGCCCTGCTGACCCCGGCAGCGGCGCCGCCGGACCTGCCGGACCTGAGTGCCGACGTGCAGGCCGAGCTGGACGTGCGGCTGACCGGCACCACCCCGACCGGACGGCATCCGCTGGACGCGCACCGGACGCGCCTGCGGGACCTGGGCTGCGAACCTCTGGCCCACGTCAGGCACGGGACGGACGCGTGGATGGCCGGGGTGATCGTGGCCCGGCAGCGGCCCCCGACGGCAAAGGGGTTCGCGTTCTACGTGCTGGAGGACGCTGGCGCCCGGGTGCAGGTCGTCATCAGCCCGGACCTGTGGGAGGTCCACCGTGTCCTGCTGCGGGACGCGCGGGCGCTGGTGATGCGCGGCCAGGTGACCCGGCAGGGAGGCGCGGTGACCGTCCGGGCCGGAGCGCTGGCGGAACTGCGCCTGACGTTCGACCCGGCCTGA
- a CDS encoding ArsR/SmtB family transcription factor yields the protein MSAPAPVALDATCAEDCLHPDAVARARAAQPPAACVEEASALLKAVADPTRLRLLTALSTGDLCVHDLALVAGISESATSHQLRLLRDHRLVTAHRDGRTVFYRLADQHVTLLLTNAIEHARERPGLR from the coding sequence ATGAGTGCCCCCGCCCCTGTCGCCCTCGACGCGACCTGCGCCGAGGATTGCCTGCATCCGGACGCTGTTGCCCGCGCCCGGGCCGCGCAGCCCCCCGCGGCGTGCGTGGAGGAGGCCAGTGCGCTGCTCAAGGCCGTGGCGGATCCCACGCGACTGCGCCTGCTGACCGCGCTGTCGACCGGGGACCTGTGCGTGCATGATCTCGCCCTCGTGGCGGGCATCAGCGAGAGCGCCACCAGCCACCAGCTGCGCCTGCTGCGTGACCACCGGCTGGTCACGGCCCACCGGGACGGCCGCACGGTCTTCTACCGGCTGGCTGACCAGCACGTGACCCTGCTGCTCACGAACGCCATCGAGCACGCCAGAGAGCGGCCCGGTCTGCGCTGA